One Babylonia areolata isolate BAREFJ2019XMU chromosome 20, ASM4173473v1, whole genome shotgun sequence DNA segment encodes these proteins:
- the LOC143295227 gene encoding uncharacterized protein LOC143295227 isoform X1: MCIEISYWLPVRSLLVLVVSFSISHSVCECLREGKSANVPSSHLGDVLMKMTSLMVSKEAYHTSSLDDEPLRGQTINTAVSITIQAVGVFAFIFGLVGNNLMLLVVYKHRHEKRFHTGFIVSLATADLMVMASSLPFLLVDLSWRENPLVDPTHCRLNAAVLSVSYATSIMTVTMISFYRYVKVCHEPLFASLFSPAKNRCLCLAMWLLALLLNSPIMLQQVPTYGYDPRSHLCNPCGGWTHPHYGSVGTACMLGLPLLLVAFFNLCIFRRWAGSSRKQKKTRKRRRAAKATWQSYISVSLTDLNTVGNGDAREGSLNLEFLGGCRPRVSECFSSITSSTLIGNPVATSAREVPRSSEDSRRNDQEGTRRAAMFHLASDLPIFHTTESSADAGNVAGASFRREDVSLRLHDRLMRTSLLCNALDLNTFPPLQCPTAPNVPRNHDFPGTSLGRARAPATLQNSIVPELWNQSIKRQVSLLPDASSRNGMAQTTAERPQSGDSVIVDLLEWKDSEGADKMSESSYLSTLPTRRGHQASKKSLYPSIDRSVQYMARRRKPARPSGKAPPSHGPCLVRSLLVIYLCLFVFYTPFLVSLIISFVLPDAVPPEVFVTATLLLCVNSTVNWVVYGAMNTVFRRAYLSTLEGCFQFISDRFRRRGASTASSAGPATHHDNQ; encoded by the exons ATGTGCATTGAAATTTCGTACTGGCTTCCAGTTCGTTCTCTTCTAGTACTGGTAGTCAGCTTCAGTatcagtcacagtgtgtgtgagtgtttgagagaAGGCAAATCTGCAAATGTACCCAGTTCTCATTTGGGTGATGTGCTGATGAAg ATGACGTCTTTGATGGTCTCGAAGGAAGCATACCACACGTCATCCCTTGATGATGAACCCTTAAGGGGCCAAACCATCAACACGGCTGTCAGTATAACCATCCAGGCTGTCGGTGTCTTCGCCTTTATCTTCGGGCTCGTCGGTAACAACCTCATGTTGCTGGTCGTGTACAAACATCGGCACGAGAAAAGGTTCCACACAGGGTTCATCGTCAGCTTGGCGACGGCGGACTTGATGGTGATGGcgtcttcccttcctttccttctggtGGATCTCAGCTGGAGGGAAAATCCACTGGTCGACCCGACACACTGCAG actGAACGCCGCGGTGCTGAGCGTGAGCTACGCCACGTCCATCATGACGGTGACCATGATCTCCTTCTACCGCTACGTGAAGGTGTGCCACGAGCCCCTCTTCGCCTCGCTCTTCAGCCCCGCCAAGAACCGCTGCCTTTGCCTGGCCATGTGGCTCCTGGCGCTGCTCCTCAACTCCCCCATCATGCTCCAGCAGGTGCCCACGTACGGCTACGACCCGAGATCCCACCTGTGTAACCCGTGCGGCGGGTGGACGCATCCCCACTACGGCAGTGTCGGCACGGCGTGCATGCTGGGGCTGCCCCTTCTGCTGGTGGCCTTCTTCAACCTGTGCATCTTCCGCCGCTGGGCCGGCAGCAGCCGGAAGCAGAAGAAAACCCGAAAGCGGAGGAGGGCGGCCAAAGCGACGTGGCAGAGCTACATCTCCGTGTCCCTCACCGACCTCAACACCGTCGGTAACGGCGACGCCAGGGAAGGCAGCCTCAACCTCGAGTTTCTCGGCGGCTGCAGACCGCGCGTCAGTGAGTGTTTCTCCAGCATCACCAGCAGCACGCTGATAGGGAATCCGGTGGCCACGTCAGCCAGGGAGGTCCCCCGGTCCTCAGAAGATTCCAGAAGAAACGACCAGGAAGGAACCCGCAGGGCTGCAATGTTTCATCTGGCCTCAGACCTTCCCATTTTTCACACAACCGAGTCCTCCGCCGATGCCGGCAACGTGGCTGGCGCCAGTTTCCGCAGAGAGGACGTGTCCCTCAGACTGCACGACAGGCTGATGCGAACGTCTCTCCTGTGCAACGCTCTGGATCTCaacaccttccctcctctccagTGCCCCACTGCTCCGAACGTTCCCAGGAATCACGACTTCCCCGGAACGAGCCTTGGGCGAGCCAGAGCTCCAGCCACTCTCCAGAATTCTATCGTTCCAGAACTCTGGAACCAGAGCATCAAGCGCCAAGTTTCTCTCCTTCCGGACGCTTCCAGCAGGAACGGCATGGCCCAAACAACCGCTGAACGACCTCAAAGTGGTGACTCCGTGATTGTGGACCTGTTGGAATGGAAGGACTCGGAGGGAGCTGACAAAATGAGCGAGTCTTCCTACCTGAGCACCTTACCGACCAGGAGAGGCCACCAAGCGAGCAAGAAGAGCCTCTACCCCAGCATAGACCGAAGCGTGCAGTACATGGCCCGCCGCAGAAAGCCAGCGCGCCCGAGCGGAAAGGCTCCCCCCAGTCACGGCCCTTGCTTGGTCAGGTCCTTGCTGGTCATTTACCTGTGCCTCTTCGTCTTCTACACGCCCTTCCTGGTCTCCCTGATCATCTCCTTCGTCCTCCCAGACGCTGTGCCGCCCGAGGTGTTCGTGACCGCCACGCTGCTGCTGTGTGTTAACAGCACGGTCAACTGGGTGGTGTACGGAGCCATGAACACGGTCTTTCGTCGGGCCTACCTCAGCACGCTCGAAGGCTGTTTCCAGTTTATCTCTGATCGTTTTCGTCGTCGTGGCGCGTCAACGGCTTCGTCAGCTGGACCTGCGACGCACCATGACAACCAGTGA
- the LOC143295227 gene encoding uncharacterized protein LOC143295227 isoform X2, protein MCIEISYWLPVRSLLVLVVSFSISHSVCECLREGKSANVPSSHLGDVLMKEAYHTSSLDDEPLRGQTINTAVSITIQAVGVFAFIFGLVGNNLMLLVVYKHRHEKRFHTGFIVSLATADLMVMASSLPFLLVDLSWRENPLVDPTHCRLNAAVLSVSYATSIMTVTMISFYRYVKVCHEPLFASLFSPAKNRCLCLAMWLLALLLNSPIMLQQVPTYGYDPRSHLCNPCGGWTHPHYGSVGTACMLGLPLLLVAFFNLCIFRRWAGSSRKQKKTRKRRRAAKATWQSYISVSLTDLNTVGNGDAREGSLNLEFLGGCRPRVSECFSSITSSTLIGNPVATSAREVPRSSEDSRRNDQEGTRRAAMFHLASDLPIFHTTESSADAGNVAGASFRREDVSLRLHDRLMRTSLLCNALDLNTFPPLQCPTAPNVPRNHDFPGTSLGRARAPATLQNSIVPELWNQSIKRQVSLLPDASSRNGMAQTTAERPQSGDSVIVDLLEWKDSEGADKMSESSYLSTLPTRRGHQASKKSLYPSIDRSVQYMARRRKPARPSGKAPPSHGPCLVRSLLVIYLCLFVFYTPFLVSLIISFVLPDAVPPEVFVTATLLLCVNSTVNWVVYGAMNTVFRRAYLSTLEGCFQFISDRFRRRGASTASSAGPATHHDNQ, encoded by the exons ATGTGCATTGAAATTTCGTACTGGCTTCCAGTTCGTTCTCTTCTAGTACTGGTAGTCAGCTTCAGTatcagtcacagtgtgtgtgagtgtttgagagaAGGCAAATCTGCAAATGTACCCAGTTCTCATTTGGGTGATGTGCTGATGAAg GAAGCATACCACACGTCATCCCTTGATGATGAACCCTTAAGGGGCCAAACCATCAACACGGCTGTCAGTATAACCATCCAGGCTGTCGGTGTCTTCGCCTTTATCTTCGGGCTCGTCGGTAACAACCTCATGTTGCTGGTCGTGTACAAACATCGGCACGAGAAAAGGTTCCACACAGGGTTCATCGTCAGCTTGGCGACGGCGGACTTGATGGTGATGGcgtcttcccttcctttccttctggtGGATCTCAGCTGGAGGGAAAATCCACTGGTCGACCCGACACACTGCAG actGAACGCCGCGGTGCTGAGCGTGAGCTACGCCACGTCCATCATGACGGTGACCATGATCTCCTTCTACCGCTACGTGAAGGTGTGCCACGAGCCCCTCTTCGCCTCGCTCTTCAGCCCCGCCAAGAACCGCTGCCTTTGCCTGGCCATGTGGCTCCTGGCGCTGCTCCTCAACTCCCCCATCATGCTCCAGCAGGTGCCCACGTACGGCTACGACCCGAGATCCCACCTGTGTAACCCGTGCGGCGGGTGGACGCATCCCCACTACGGCAGTGTCGGCACGGCGTGCATGCTGGGGCTGCCCCTTCTGCTGGTGGCCTTCTTCAACCTGTGCATCTTCCGCCGCTGGGCCGGCAGCAGCCGGAAGCAGAAGAAAACCCGAAAGCGGAGGAGGGCGGCCAAAGCGACGTGGCAGAGCTACATCTCCGTGTCCCTCACCGACCTCAACACCGTCGGTAACGGCGACGCCAGGGAAGGCAGCCTCAACCTCGAGTTTCTCGGCGGCTGCAGACCGCGCGTCAGTGAGTGTTTCTCCAGCATCACCAGCAGCACGCTGATAGGGAATCCGGTGGCCACGTCAGCCAGGGAGGTCCCCCGGTCCTCAGAAGATTCCAGAAGAAACGACCAGGAAGGAACCCGCAGGGCTGCAATGTTTCATCTGGCCTCAGACCTTCCCATTTTTCACACAACCGAGTCCTCCGCCGATGCCGGCAACGTGGCTGGCGCCAGTTTCCGCAGAGAGGACGTGTCCCTCAGACTGCACGACAGGCTGATGCGAACGTCTCTCCTGTGCAACGCTCTGGATCTCaacaccttccctcctctccagTGCCCCACTGCTCCGAACGTTCCCAGGAATCACGACTTCCCCGGAACGAGCCTTGGGCGAGCCAGAGCTCCAGCCACTCTCCAGAATTCTATCGTTCCAGAACTCTGGAACCAGAGCATCAAGCGCCAAGTTTCTCTCCTTCCGGACGCTTCCAGCAGGAACGGCATGGCCCAAACAACCGCTGAACGACCTCAAAGTGGTGACTCCGTGATTGTGGACCTGTTGGAATGGAAGGACTCGGAGGGAGCTGACAAAATGAGCGAGTCTTCCTACCTGAGCACCTTACCGACCAGGAGAGGCCACCAAGCGAGCAAGAAGAGCCTCTACCCCAGCATAGACCGAAGCGTGCAGTACATGGCCCGCCGCAGAAAGCCAGCGCGCCCGAGCGGAAAGGCTCCCCCCAGTCACGGCCCTTGCTTGGTCAGGTCCTTGCTGGTCATTTACCTGTGCCTCTTCGTCTTCTACACGCCCTTCCTGGTCTCCCTGATCATCTCCTTCGTCCTCCCAGACGCTGTGCCGCCCGAGGTGTTCGTGACCGCCACGCTGCTGCTGTGTGTTAACAGCACGGTCAACTGGGTGGTGTACGGAGCCATGAACACGGTCTTTCGTCGGGCCTACCTCAGCACGCTCGAAGGCTGTTTCCAGTTTATCTCTGATCGTTTTCGTCGTCGTGGCGCGTCAACGGCTTCGTCAGCTGGACCTGCGACGCACCATGACAACCAGTGA
- the LOC143295227 gene encoding uncharacterized protein LOC143295227 isoform X3 — protein sequence MTSLMVSKEAYHTSSLDDEPLRGQTINTAVSITIQAVGVFAFIFGLVGNNLMLLVVYKHRHEKRFHTGFIVSLATADLMVMASSLPFLLVDLSWRENPLVDPTHCRLNAAVLSVSYATSIMTVTMISFYRYVKVCHEPLFASLFSPAKNRCLCLAMWLLALLLNSPIMLQQVPTYGYDPRSHLCNPCGGWTHPHYGSVGTACMLGLPLLLVAFFNLCIFRRWAGSSRKQKKTRKRRRAAKATWQSYISVSLTDLNTVGNGDAREGSLNLEFLGGCRPRVSECFSSITSSTLIGNPVATSAREVPRSSEDSRRNDQEGTRRAAMFHLASDLPIFHTTESSADAGNVAGASFRREDVSLRLHDRLMRTSLLCNALDLNTFPPLQCPTAPNVPRNHDFPGTSLGRARAPATLQNSIVPELWNQSIKRQVSLLPDASSRNGMAQTTAERPQSGDSVIVDLLEWKDSEGADKMSESSYLSTLPTRRGHQASKKSLYPSIDRSVQYMARRRKPARPSGKAPPSHGPCLVRSLLVIYLCLFVFYTPFLVSLIISFVLPDAVPPEVFVTATLLLCVNSTVNWVVYGAMNTVFRRAYLSTLEGCFQFISDRFRRRGASTASSAGPATHHDNQ from the exons ATGACGTCTTTGATGGTCTCGAAGGAAGCATACCACACGTCATCCCTTGATGATGAACCCTTAAGGGGCCAAACCATCAACACGGCTGTCAGTATAACCATCCAGGCTGTCGGTGTCTTCGCCTTTATCTTCGGGCTCGTCGGTAACAACCTCATGTTGCTGGTCGTGTACAAACATCGGCACGAGAAAAGGTTCCACACAGGGTTCATCGTCAGCTTGGCGACGGCGGACTTGATGGTGATGGcgtcttcccttcctttccttctggtGGATCTCAGCTGGAGGGAAAATCCACTGGTCGACCCGACACACTGCAG actGAACGCCGCGGTGCTGAGCGTGAGCTACGCCACGTCCATCATGACGGTGACCATGATCTCCTTCTACCGCTACGTGAAGGTGTGCCACGAGCCCCTCTTCGCCTCGCTCTTCAGCCCCGCCAAGAACCGCTGCCTTTGCCTGGCCATGTGGCTCCTGGCGCTGCTCCTCAACTCCCCCATCATGCTCCAGCAGGTGCCCACGTACGGCTACGACCCGAGATCCCACCTGTGTAACCCGTGCGGCGGGTGGACGCATCCCCACTACGGCAGTGTCGGCACGGCGTGCATGCTGGGGCTGCCCCTTCTGCTGGTGGCCTTCTTCAACCTGTGCATCTTCCGCCGCTGGGCCGGCAGCAGCCGGAAGCAGAAGAAAACCCGAAAGCGGAGGAGGGCGGCCAAAGCGACGTGGCAGAGCTACATCTCCGTGTCCCTCACCGACCTCAACACCGTCGGTAACGGCGACGCCAGGGAAGGCAGCCTCAACCTCGAGTTTCTCGGCGGCTGCAGACCGCGCGTCAGTGAGTGTTTCTCCAGCATCACCAGCAGCACGCTGATAGGGAATCCGGTGGCCACGTCAGCCAGGGAGGTCCCCCGGTCCTCAGAAGATTCCAGAAGAAACGACCAGGAAGGAACCCGCAGGGCTGCAATGTTTCATCTGGCCTCAGACCTTCCCATTTTTCACACAACCGAGTCCTCCGCCGATGCCGGCAACGTGGCTGGCGCCAGTTTCCGCAGAGAGGACGTGTCCCTCAGACTGCACGACAGGCTGATGCGAACGTCTCTCCTGTGCAACGCTCTGGATCTCaacaccttccctcctctccagTGCCCCACTGCTCCGAACGTTCCCAGGAATCACGACTTCCCCGGAACGAGCCTTGGGCGAGCCAGAGCTCCAGCCACTCTCCAGAATTCTATCGTTCCAGAACTCTGGAACCAGAGCATCAAGCGCCAAGTTTCTCTCCTTCCGGACGCTTCCAGCAGGAACGGCATGGCCCAAACAACCGCTGAACGACCTCAAAGTGGTGACTCCGTGATTGTGGACCTGTTGGAATGGAAGGACTCGGAGGGAGCTGACAAAATGAGCGAGTCTTCCTACCTGAGCACCTTACCGACCAGGAGAGGCCACCAAGCGAGCAAGAAGAGCCTCTACCCCAGCATAGACCGAAGCGTGCAGTACATGGCCCGCCGCAGAAAGCCAGCGCGCCCGAGCGGAAAGGCTCCCCCCAGTCACGGCCCTTGCTTGGTCAGGTCCTTGCTGGTCATTTACCTGTGCCTCTTCGTCTTCTACACGCCCTTCCTGGTCTCCCTGATCATCTCCTTCGTCCTCCCAGACGCTGTGCCGCCCGAGGTGTTCGTGACCGCCACGCTGCTGCTGTGTGTTAACAGCACGGTCAACTGGGTGGTGTACGGAGCCATGAACACGGTCTTTCGTCGGGCCTACCTCAGCACGCTCGAAGGCTGTTTCCAGTTTATCTCTGATCGTTTTCGTCGTCGTGGCGCGTCAACGGCTTCGTCAGCTGGACCTGCGACGCACCATGACAACCAGTGA